The Zonotrichia albicollis isolate bZonAlb1 chromosome 6, bZonAlb1.hap1, whole genome shotgun sequence genome window below encodes:
- the QSER1 gene encoding glutamine and serine-rich protein 1 isoform X1 yields the protein MMDRNYPATPGFAEPLAPGTAPPAASWAYERGAGSLKPSLSYGGGHSSHSETDLHRQTYTASHQLPGYSTTQHPAGLSGIFDTSMHSAGGNTKETSSVMNFLSAIESRTAQAVSSGSTLLPQFRAPSWQTGMHSSTATELFVTGALPTSGTFPPTSALSAYQHPNTFSSRNFATTPSLTLQDATFSATSNGLLSAHDPLLQIKTSQGTVPTALTFERLGSSVLSTSVPPQSSTYRSAQESAPHLLQPQFSLLPSTLGGAQQVSQAYSTSVFTGSTASMDRALQRECSVIKHHQRPSSTQSVQPQLSVSQHSLHSYLTSTSGVNFQDTSRHSALSCSPVADVTQVSNGGPQQKTSQVTVELAQSYTSAIPSPGFPSASTAKVKNCSMKQPPRSTKTPKPQSVAPTVQTQSYPKTAQNQSSVITGQAQIYSTAQLPSLLSVSQSQNYVSCQAQNVPPVSHSQDFSSSKVEKLPSLYKTLTFSGQSQAITSDSQTLSYSSEEQVLTSVPNENYSGQMRELSSVSQAQNYSSSHSQGLSPVTQSQVNFSSQSQVLAAVSPSESYSSGQSLTLTSPSLSFNASPRVQTLPASSPNQNYISLHSSQNSQSQESSSPQSQKFLPSVQSPFASPAHSQTLQNNRPSSETKSYVKRKSDSNLYASSKQEEELSMQDMQALQQQAALESSTQSLTEEEINAQDASYRVSKANDRYSQSVIRSNSRLEDQVVGLTLQGTKKDERMVSSVEQLSQHIGHISSLSHDIKKTTNLMRTTQGAVSAKELNQQHSLMHKVHDSKAQEQQGQVISTPPQVQPHALRHGHQLCLPSAQVLLESTCDLQILHQSILQSGLGQAKASPQVQRIQSPQQVAHPFLQMDGHIVQSNGGHSQQQLHSQNSEVMKMDISESSKPLQQHLTAKDHFTQTNQHDAKNQFVSLSSICFPESMLLSDERNILSNVDDILAATAAACGVTPSDFAKSASNEEEIQTVENSEESKTQFRSLDSRHVSSVFSASPTVVGKPASRNNISLNGGQITLNLTPVSTIQTKAVNLDQQHLETSDQTVPIRMTSPTLGPGQEEQEAVRVKKQSSVSHESEEDNEASVDGALNARETEFVSSGRSLSEESAASENDFSVGGDDGTVSGNQSKVPLQPLSVPQSSDGTINRTEEECQDLTQGNLQKKKSKGKSQNKNAAEDDSATQKQVKRSGQCKRQNSRGNDACFTYSSPVSEGCYDTYQHQERMRQKIKEVEEKQPEVRTGFIASFLDFLKSGPRQQFSTPAVRMPNRTRRPVTQIVRAPCLQPSAKPQPAAAAPVAAEVSGESPTKKADEELKKNLETLPSFSSDEDDSVGGNHDLQKSISTALSALDETSEKKIKSETEKVTVVTAAATTTSAVVKQESPQTAAPAGSVQEKMNPADPLKVAQQDAVTSEQLAKMQETVAIEGCTDEENMDSEGEGMYRERDEFVVKIEDIETLKVALQTGKEPPAIWKVQKALLQKFVPEVRDGHREFAATNSYLGYFGDAKTKYKRVYVKFVENANKKEYVRVCSKKPRIKPVQSARTIHCKPSNSNIKPPDPPTPKPAATKVSSVKPKAKQPKVKAEPPPKKRKKWKEEFSSSQSDSSPEAQSEEDEVVPPAPLVTRFLNTRAMKETFKSYMELLVSIALDPDTMQALEKSNDELLLPHMRKIDGMLNDNRKRLLSKLRLDHAFKNALENFPELTVVTRDSKTKCGGTSVSKIKMNGKAYNKKTLRASKSTTKSAQEFTVDPEKIQLYSLYHSLHHYKYHIYLTCKEEISSVQKTSADLGQEEIVQLCMKNIKWVEDLFEKFGELLNRVQQKCS from the exons TTTAAGCTATGGAGGAGGACATTCATCACATTCAGAAACAGACCTTCACAGACAGACATACACAGCTTCTCATCAGCTTCCTGGATACTCAACTACCCAACATCCTGCTG GTCTTTCAGGAATATTTGATACCAGTATGCACAGTGCTGGAGGTAACACTAAGGAAACTTCTTCAGTTATGAATTTTCTCTCTGCTATTGAGTCTCGTACTGCTCAGGCAGTCTCTTCAGGATCTACCCTTTTACCACAATTCAGGGCTCCTTCCTGGCAGACAG gtATGCATTCCTCGACAGCCACAGAACTATTTGTTACTGGAGCTTTGCCAACCTCTGGAACATTTCCACCAACCTCTGCTTTGTCAGCGTATCAGCATCCCAACACCTTCAGCAGCAGAAACTTTGCTACTACCCCTTCTCTTACCCTTCAAGACGCCACTTTCAGTGCTACATCCAACGGTCTCTTAAGTGCCCACGATCCTTTATTGCAGATTAAAACATCCCAAGGCACTGTTCCAACCGCTTTGACATTCGAGCGCCTGGGCAGCTCCGTTCTGAGTACCAGTGTGCCCCCCCAGTCATCAACATATCGTTCTGCTCAAGAATCTGCGCCCCATCTTTTGCAGCCTCAGTTCAGTTTGTTGCCTTCGACCCTTGGAGGAGCCCAGCAGGTGTCTCAGGCCTACAGCACATCTGTCTTCACTGGTTCCACTGCTTCCATGGACAGAGCACTTCAGCGAGAATGTAGTGTTATCAAACACCACCAGCGGCCTTCGAGTACTCAGTCTGTCCAGCCTCAGCTGAGTGTTTCACAGCATTCCTTACACAGCTATTTAACAAGTACGAGTGGAGTTAACTTTCAGGATACGTCTAGGCACTCGGCGTTATCCTGCAGTCCAGTTGCAGATGTTACTCAGGTGAGCAATGGAGGACCACAGCAGAAGACTTCTCAAGTCACAGTGGAACTCGCTCAGTCGTACACATCTGCAATTCCATCGCCTGGTTTTCCCTCTGCTTCCACTGCAAAAGTGAAAAACTGTTCCATGAAGCAGCCTCCGAGGTCAACAAAGACCCCCAAGCCTCAGAGTGTAGCTCCCACTGTGCAGACACAAAGCTATCCCAAAACTGCACAAAACCAGAGTTCTGTCATTACAGGCCAAGCACAGATCTATTCTacagcacagctccccagcctCTTGTCCGTCAGTCAGTCCCAAAACTACGTTTCATGCCAGGCTCAGAATGTGCCACCTGTCAGCCACTCACAGGATTTCTCATCCAGTAAGGTTGAGAAGCTGCCCTCACTGTATAAAACATTGACTTTTTCTGGGCAATCACAAGCTATTACTTCTGACAGTCAGACTTTAAGTTACTCCTCAGAGGAACAGGTATTGACCTCAGTTCCAAATGAGAACTACTCTGGGCAAATGAGGGAACTCTCTTCAGTCAGCCAAGCTCAGAACTACTCTTCTAGTCACTCTCAGGGTTTATCTCCAGTTACCCAGTCCCAAGTTAATTTTTCATCTCAGTCACAAGTTTTAGCAGCTGTTAGTCCTTCAGAAAGCTATTCTTCAGGGCAGTCTTTAACATTAACGTCGCCTTCTCTTTCCTTTAACGCCTCTCCTCGGGTACAAACTCTTCCAGCCTCCAGCCCTAATCAAAACTATATTTCTTTACATTCTTCTCAGAACTCTCAGTCACAAGAATCCTCCTCTCCACAGTCTCAAAAGTTTTTGCCATCTGTCCAGTCTCCTTTTGCATCCCCAGCTCACTCCCAGACGCTGCAGAACAACCGACCTTCCTCAGAAACAAAGTCCTATGTTAAAAGGAAGTCTGACTCTAACTTGTACGCCTCATCGAAACAGGAGGAGGAGTTATCAATGCAGGACATGCAGGCATTGCAACAGCAAGCTGCTCTTGAATCTTCCACTCAAAGCCTGACAGAAGAGGAGATCAATGCTCAGGATGCGTCCTACAGGGTCTCAAAAGCAAATGACAGATACTCTCAAAGTGTAATCAGAAGCAACTCTCGTCTTGAAGATCAGGTTGTTGGACTTACTCTTCAAGGAAcaaaaaaagatgaaagaatGGTCAGTTCTGTGGAACAGCTTTCCCAACACATTGGCCACATCAGCAGCCTAAGCCATGATATCAAAAAGACAACGAATTTAATGAGAACAACACAGGGAGCAGTGAGTGCTAAGGAGCTAAACCAGCAGCATTCCCTTATGCATAAGGTACATGACAGTAAAGCTCAAGAGCAGCAGGGCCAAGTCATTAGCACGCCACCACAGGTGCAGCCTCATGCTTTAAGACACGGTCATCAGCTGTGCTTGCCCAGCGCTCAGGTTCTGCTGGAGTCAACCTGTGACTTGCAGATCCTTCACCAGTCAATCCTGCAGTCGGGTTTAGGACAAGCAAAGGCATCACCACAAGTGCAAAGAATACAGAGTCCTCAGCAGGTGGCACATCCGTTCCTTCAGATGGATGGTCACATTGTTCAAAGCAATGGGGGTCAttctcagcagcagcttcaTAGTCAGAATTCAGAAGTAATGAAAATGGACATTTCTGAGTCTTCAAAACCACTACAGCAGCATTTGACAGCAAAAGATCATTTTACTCAGACAAATCAACATGATGCAAAAAATCAATTTGTTTCTCTTAGTTCGATATGCTTCCCAGAATCTATGCTTCTCAGCGATGAGAGGAATATATTATCCAACGTGGATGACATCttagcagcaacagcagcagcctgtggaGTGACACCATCTGACTTTGCCAAATCAGCCTCTAATGAAGAGGAAATCCAAACTGTTGAAAATAGTGAGGAGTCTAAAACGCAGTTCCGATCGTTGGATTCCAGACACGTGTCTTCTGTTTTCAGTGCCTCACCTACTGTAGTTGGAAAGCCAGCAAGCAGAAATAATATTTCTCTGAATGGAGGCCAAATTACTCTAAATCTTACCCCAGTGTCAACAATACAGACAAAAGCTGTGAACCTGGATCAGCAGCACCTTGAAACTTCTGATCAGACTGTACCAATAAGAATGACCTCTCCCACCCTTGGTCCTggtcaggaggagcaggaggctgtgCGAGTGAAGAAACAATCCAGCGTCAGTCATGAGTCTGAAGAAGATAATGAAGCTTCTGTTGATGGTGCACTGAATGCAAGGGAGACAGAGTTTGTTTCAAGTGGTAGGAGCCTGAGTGAGGAAAGTGCTGCTTCAGAGAATGATTTCAGTGTGGGTGGTGATGATGGTACAGTGTCAGGTAACCAGTCAAAGGTTCCATTGCAACCTCTGTCTGTGCCCCAAAGTTCAGATGGAACCATTAATAGAACTGAAGAAGAATGCCAAGATTTAACTCAAGGGAaccttcagaagaaaaaaagcaaaggaaaaagccaaaacaaaaatgCTGCAGAAGATGACAGTGCAACTCAGAAACAGGTAAAAAGAAGTGGACAGTGTAAACGTCAAAATTCAAGAGGAAATGATGCATGTTTCACATACTCTTCTCCTGTTTCTGAAGGTTGTTATGATACTTACCAACATCAGGAAAGAATGAGGCAAAAAATTAAAGAAGTTGAAGAAAAACAGCCTGAAGTCAGAACAGGATTTATTGCATCTTTTTTAGACTTTCTGAAGTCTGGGCCTAGGCAACAGTTTTCCACTCCAGCTGTACGAATGCCAAACAGGACTAGGAGACCAGTCACACAAATAGTTCGTGCCCCTTGCCTGCAGCCCTCTGCAAAgcctcagccagcagcagcagcacctgtggctGCTGAGGTCAGTGGAGAAAGTCCAACCAAAAAAGCTGATGAGGAACTTAAGAAAAATTTAGAAACGCTGCCTTCGTTTTCTTCCGATGAAGATGATTCCGTGGGTGGTAATCATGATCTTCAAAAGAGCATCTCTACTGCATTGTCAGCCCTGGATGAAACATCTGAGAAAAAGATCAAATCAG aaactgAAAAAGTGACAGTTGTtactgctgctgccaccaccaccagTGCTGTAGTAAAGCAGGAATCtccacagacagctgctcctgcaggcagtgTGCAGGAGAAAATGAATCCAGCTGACCCCTTAAAAGTAGCTCAACAGGATGCTGTGACTTCAGAACAATTGGCAAAAATGCAGGAGACTGTTGCAATAGAAGGATGTACTGATGAGGAGAATATGGACAGTGAAGGAGAGGGGATGTACAGAGAACGTGATGAATTTGTAGTGAAGATTGAAGATATAGAGACACTAAAG GTTGCTTTGCAGACAGGAAAAGAGCCTCCAGCTATCTGGAAAGTACAGAAGGCTTTATTGCAGAAGTTTGTTCCTGAAGTGCGTGATGGCCACAGAGAGTTTGCTGCTACTAACAGT tatCTTGGGTACTTTGGGGATGCAAAGACAAAATACAAACGAGTTTATGTGAAGTTTGttgaaaatgcaaacaaaaaggAATATGTCAGAGTATGTTCAAAAAAGCCACGAATCAAGCCTGTGCAGTCAGCAAg AACTATTCACTGCAAACCTAGTAATAGCAACATCAAACCCCCTGATCCACCAACACCAAAACCAGCAGCAACAAAAGTCTCTTCTGTGAAACCCAAAGCTAAACAGCCAAAGGTAAAGGCTGAACCACcaccaaagaaaaggaaaaagtggAAAGAAGAATTTTCATCTTCCCAGTCTGATTCTTCACCTGAGGCCCAGAGTGAAGAAGATG AGGTTGTACCTCCAGCTCCACTTGTGACTCGTTTTTTGAATACAAGAGCTATGAAAGAGACTTTCAAGAGCTACATGGAGTTGCTTGTGAGCATTGCCTTGGATCCAGACACAATGCAGGCCTTGGAAAAGAGCAATG ATGAACTGCTTTTGCCTCACATGAGAAAGATTGATGGAATGCTGAATGACAacaggaaaaggctgctgtCCAAATTGCGCTTGGATCACGCTTTCAAG AACgctttggaaaactttcctgAACTGACAGTGGTCACTCGGGATTCCAAGACAAAGTGTGGAGGGACATCTGTGTCCAAGATCAAAATGAATGGTAAAGCTTACAACAAGAAAACACTGAGGGCTTCTAAATCAACCACTAAATCAGCACAG GAGTTTACAGTAGATCCAGAAAAAATACAGTTGTATTCTTTGTATCACTCCCTCCATCATTACAAATATCACATATATCTAACATGTAAAGAAGAG ATTTCTTCTGTTCAGAAGACGAGTGCAGATCTAGGCCAGGAGGAGATCGTGCAGCTGTGCATGAAAAACATAAAATGGGTGGAGGATCTTTTTGAAAAGTTTGGTGAACTCTTGAATCGTGTCCAGCAGAAATGCTCCTAA
- the QSER1 gene encoding glutamine and serine-rich protein 1 isoform X2, with product MHSAGGNTKETSSVMNFLSAIESRTAQAVSSGSTLLPQFRAPSWQTGMHSSTATELFVTGALPTSGTFPPTSALSAYQHPNTFSSRNFATTPSLTLQDATFSATSNGLLSAHDPLLQIKTSQGTVPTALTFERLGSSVLSTSVPPQSSTYRSAQESAPHLLQPQFSLLPSTLGGAQQVSQAYSTSVFTGSTASMDRALQRECSVIKHHQRPSSTQSVQPQLSVSQHSLHSYLTSTSGVNFQDTSRHSALSCSPVADVTQVSNGGPQQKTSQVTVELAQSYTSAIPSPGFPSASTAKVKNCSMKQPPRSTKTPKPQSVAPTVQTQSYPKTAQNQSSVITGQAQIYSTAQLPSLLSVSQSQNYVSCQAQNVPPVSHSQDFSSSKVEKLPSLYKTLTFSGQSQAITSDSQTLSYSSEEQVLTSVPNENYSGQMRELSSVSQAQNYSSSHSQGLSPVTQSQVNFSSQSQVLAAVSPSESYSSGQSLTLTSPSLSFNASPRVQTLPASSPNQNYISLHSSQNSQSQESSSPQSQKFLPSVQSPFASPAHSQTLQNNRPSSETKSYVKRKSDSNLYASSKQEEELSMQDMQALQQQAALESSTQSLTEEEINAQDASYRVSKANDRYSQSVIRSNSRLEDQVVGLTLQGTKKDERMVSSVEQLSQHIGHISSLSHDIKKTTNLMRTTQGAVSAKELNQQHSLMHKVHDSKAQEQQGQVISTPPQVQPHALRHGHQLCLPSAQVLLESTCDLQILHQSILQSGLGQAKASPQVQRIQSPQQVAHPFLQMDGHIVQSNGGHSQQQLHSQNSEVMKMDISESSKPLQQHLTAKDHFTQTNQHDAKNQFVSLSSICFPESMLLSDERNILSNVDDILAATAAACGVTPSDFAKSASNEEEIQTVENSEESKTQFRSLDSRHVSSVFSASPTVVGKPASRNNISLNGGQITLNLTPVSTIQTKAVNLDQQHLETSDQTVPIRMTSPTLGPGQEEQEAVRVKKQSSVSHESEEDNEASVDGALNARETEFVSSGRSLSEESAASENDFSVGGDDGTVSGNQSKVPLQPLSVPQSSDGTINRTEEECQDLTQGNLQKKKSKGKSQNKNAAEDDSATQKQVKRSGQCKRQNSRGNDACFTYSSPVSEGCYDTYQHQERMRQKIKEVEEKQPEVRTGFIASFLDFLKSGPRQQFSTPAVRMPNRTRRPVTQIVRAPCLQPSAKPQPAAAAPVAAEVSGESPTKKADEELKKNLETLPSFSSDEDDSVGGNHDLQKSISTALSALDETSEKKIKSETEKVTVVTAAATTTSAVVKQESPQTAAPAGSVQEKMNPADPLKVAQQDAVTSEQLAKMQETVAIEGCTDEENMDSEGEGMYRERDEFVVKIEDIETLKVALQTGKEPPAIWKVQKALLQKFVPEVRDGHREFAATNSYLGYFGDAKTKYKRVYVKFVENANKKEYVRVCSKKPRIKPVQSARTIHCKPSNSNIKPPDPPTPKPAATKVSSVKPKAKQPKVKAEPPPKKRKKWKEEFSSSQSDSSPEAQSEEDEVVPPAPLVTRFLNTRAMKETFKSYMELLVSIALDPDTMQALEKSNDELLLPHMRKIDGMLNDNRKRLLSKLRLDHAFKNALENFPELTVVTRDSKTKCGGTSVSKIKMNGKAYNKKTLRASKSTTKSAQEFTVDPEKIQLYSLYHSLHHYKYHIYLTCKEEISSVQKTSADLGQEEIVQLCMKNIKWVEDLFEKFGELLNRVQQKCS from the exons ATGCACAGTGCTGGAGGTAACACTAAGGAAACTTCTTCAGTTATGAATTTTCTCTCTGCTATTGAGTCTCGTACTGCTCAGGCAGTCTCTTCAGGATCTACCCTTTTACCACAATTCAGGGCTCCTTCCTGGCAGACAG gtATGCATTCCTCGACAGCCACAGAACTATTTGTTACTGGAGCTTTGCCAACCTCTGGAACATTTCCACCAACCTCTGCTTTGTCAGCGTATCAGCATCCCAACACCTTCAGCAGCAGAAACTTTGCTACTACCCCTTCTCTTACCCTTCAAGACGCCACTTTCAGTGCTACATCCAACGGTCTCTTAAGTGCCCACGATCCTTTATTGCAGATTAAAACATCCCAAGGCACTGTTCCAACCGCTTTGACATTCGAGCGCCTGGGCAGCTCCGTTCTGAGTACCAGTGTGCCCCCCCAGTCATCAACATATCGTTCTGCTCAAGAATCTGCGCCCCATCTTTTGCAGCCTCAGTTCAGTTTGTTGCCTTCGACCCTTGGAGGAGCCCAGCAGGTGTCTCAGGCCTACAGCACATCTGTCTTCACTGGTTCCACTGCTTCCATGGACAGAGCACTTCAGCGAGAATGTAGTGTTATCAAACACCACCAGCGGCCTTCGAGTACTCAGTCTGTCCAGCCTCAGCTGAGTGTTTCACAGCATTCCTTACACAGCTATTTAACAAGTACGAGTGGAGTTAACTTTCAGGATACGTCTAGGCACTCGGCGTTATCCTGCAGTCCAGTTGCAGATGTTACTCAGGTGAGCAATGGAGGACCACAGCAGAAGACTTCTCAAGTCACAGTGGAACTCGCTCAGTCGTACACATCTGCAATTCCATCGCCTGGTTTTCCCTCTGCTTCCACTGCAAAAGTGAAAAACTGTTCCATGAAGCAGCCTCCGAGGTCAACAAAGACCCCCAAGCCTCAGAGTGTAGCTCCCACTGTGCAGACACAAAGCTATCCCAAAACTGCACAAAACCAGAGTTCTGTCATTACAGGCCAAGCACAGATCTATTCTacagcacagctccccagcctCTTGTCCGTCAGTCAGTCCCAAAACTACGTTTCATGCCAGGCTCAGAATGTGCCACCTGTCAGCCACTCACAGGATTTCTCATCCAGTAAGGTTGAGAAGCTGCCCTCACTGTATAAAACATTGACTTTTTCTGGGCAATCACAAGCTATTACTTCTGACAGTCAGACTTTAAGTTACTCCTCAGAGGAACAGGTATTGACCTCAGTTCCAAATGAGAACTACTCTGGGCAAATGAGGGAACTCTCTTCAGTCAGCCAAGCTCAGAACTACTCTTCTAGTCACTCTCAGGGTTTATCTCCAGTTACCCAGTCCCAAGTTAATTTTTCATCTCAGTCACAAGTTTTAGCAGCTGTTAGTCCTTCAGAAAGCTATTCTTCAGGGCAGTCTTTAACATTAACGTCGCCTTCTCTTTCCTTTAACGCCTCTCCTCGGGTACAAACTCTTCCAGCCTCCAGCCCTAATCAAAACTATATTTCTTTACATTCTTCTCAGAACTCTCAGTCACAAGAATCCTCCTCTCCACAGTCTCAAAAGTTTTTGCCATCTGTCCAGTCTCCTTTTGCATCCCCAGCTCACTCCCAGACGCTGCAGAACAACCGACCTTCCTCAGAAACAAAGTCCTATGTTAAAAGGAAGTCTGACTCTAACTTGTACGCCTCATCGAAACAGGAGGAGGAGTTATCAATGCAGGACATGCAGGCATTGCAACAGCAAGCTGCTCTTGAATCTTCCACTCAAAGCCTGACAGAAGAGGAGATCAATGCTCAGGATGCGTCCTACAGGGTCTCAAAAGCAAATGACAGATACTCTCAAAGTGTAATCAGAAGCAACTCTCGTCTTGAAGATCAGGTTGTTGGACTTACTCTTCAAGGAAcaaaaaaagatgaaagaatGGTCAGTTCTGTGGAACAGCTTTCCCAACACATTGGCCACATCAGCAGCCTAAGCCATGATATCAAAAAGACAACGAATTTAATGAGAACAACACAGGGAGCAGTGAGTGCTAAGGAGCTAAACCAGCAGCATTCCCTTATGCATAAGGTACATGACAGTAAAGCTCAAGAGCAGCAGGGCCAAGTCATTAGCACGCCACCACAGGTGCAGCCTCATGCTTTAAGACACGGTCATCAGCTGTGCTTGCCCAGCGCTCAGGTTCTGCTGGAGTCAACCTGTGACTTGCAGATCCTTCACCAGTCAATCCTGCAGTCGGGTTTAGGACAAGCAAAGGCATCACCACAAGTGCAAAGAATACAGAGTCCTCAGCAGGTGGCACATCCGTTCCTTCAGATGGATGGTCACATTGTTCAAAGCAATGGGGGTCAttctcagcagcagcttcaTAGTCAGAATTCAGAAGTAATGAAAATGGACATTTCTGAGTCTTCAAAACCACTACAGCAGCATTTGACAGCAAAAGATCATTTTACTCAGACAAATCAACATGATGCAAAAAATCAATTTGTTTCTCTTAGTTCGATATGCTTCCCAGAATCTATGCTTCTCAGCGATGAGAGGAATATATTATCCAACGTGGATGACATCttagcagcaacagcagcagcctgtggaGTGACACCATCTGACTTTGCCAAATCAGCCTCTAATGAAGAGGAAATCCAAACTGTTGAAAATAGTGAGGAGTCTAAAACGCAGTTCCGATCGTTGGATTCCAGACACGTGTCTTCTGTTTTCAGTGCCTCACCTACTGTAGTTGGAAAGCCAGCAAGCAGAAATAATATTTCTCTGAATGGAGGCCAAATTACTCTAAATCTTACCCCAGTGTCAACAATACAGACAAAAGCTGTGAACCTGGATCAGCAGCACCTTGAAACTTCTGATCAGACTGTACCAATAAGAATGACCTCTCCCACCCTTGGTCCTggtcaggaggagcaggaggctgtgCGAGTGAAGAAACAATCCAGCGTCAGTCATGAGTCTGAAGAAGATAATGAAGCTTCTGTTGATGGTGCACTGAATGCAAGGGAGACAGAGTTTGTTTCAAGTGGTAGGAGCCTGAGTGAGGAAAGTGCTGCTTCAGAGAATGATTTCAGTGTGGGTGGTGATGATGGTACAGTGTCAGGTAACCAGTCAAAGGTTCCATTGCAACCTCTGTCTGTGCCCCAAAGTTCAGATGGAACCATTAATAGAACTGAAGAAGAATGCCAAGATTTAACTCAAGGGAaccttcagaagaaaaaaagcaaaggaaaaagccaaaacaaaaatgCTGCAGAAGATGACAGTGCAACTCAGAAACAGGTAAAAAGAAGTGGACAGTGTAAACGTCAAAATTCAAGAGGAAATGATGCATGTTTCACATACTCTTCTCCTGTTTCTGAAGGTTGTTATGATACTTACCAACATCAGGAAAGAATGAGGCAAAAAATTAAAGAAGTTGAAGAAAAACAGCCTGAAGTCAGAACAGGATTTATTGCATCTTTTTTAGACTTTCTGAAGTCTGGGCCTAGGCAACAGTTTTCCACTCCAGCTGTACGAATGCCAAACAGGACTAGGAGACCAGTCACACAAATAGTTCGTGCCCCTTGCCTGCAGCCCTCTGCAAAgcctcagccagcagcagcagcacctgtggctGCTGAGGTCAGTGGAGAAAGTCCAACCAAAAAAGCTGATGAGGAACTTAAGAAAAATTTAGAAACGCTGCCTTCGTTTTCTTCCGATGAAGATGATTCCGTGGGTGGTAATCATGATCTTCAAAAGAGCATCTCTACTGCATTGTCAGCCCTGGATGAAACATCTGAGAAAAAGATCAAATCAG aaactgAAAAAGTGACAGTTGTtactgctgctgccaccaccaccagTGCTGTAGTAAAGCAGGAATCtccacagacagctgctcctgcaggcagtgTGCAGGAGAAAATGAATCCAGCTGACCCCTTAAAAGTAGCTCAACAGGATGCTGTGACTTCAGAACAATTGGCAAAAATGCAGGAGACTGTTGCAATAGAAGGATGTACTGATGAGGAGAATATGGACAGTGAAGGAGAGGGGATGTACAGAGAACGTGATGAATTTGTAGTGAAGATTGAAGATATAGAGACACTAAAG GTTGCTTTGCAGACAGGAAAAGAGCCTCCAGCTATCTGGAAAGTACAGAAGGCTTTATTGCAGAAGTTTGTTCCTGAAGTGCGTGATGGCCACAGAGAGTTTGCTGCTACTAACAGT tatCTTGGGTACTTTGGGGATGCAAAGACAAAATACAAACGAGTTTATGTGAAGTTTGttgaaaatgcaaacaaaaaggAATATGTCAGAGTATGTTCAAAAAAGCCACGAATCAAGCCTGTGCAGTCAGCAAg AACTATTCACTGCAAACCTAGTAATAGCAACATCAAACCCCCTGATCCACCAACACCAAAACCAGCAGCAACAAAAGTCTCTTCTGTGAAACCCAAAGCTAAACAGCCAAAGGTAAAGGCTGAACCACcaccaaagaaaaggaaaaagtggAAAGAAGAATTTTCATCTTCCCAGTCTGATTCTTCACCTGAGGCCCAGAGTGAAGAAGATG AGGTTGTACCTCCAGCTCCACTTGTGACTCGTTTTTTGAATACAAGAGCTATGAAAGAGACTTTCAAGAGCTACATGGAGTTGCTTGTGAGCATTGCCTTGGATCCAGACACAATGCAGGCCTTGGAAAAGAGCAATG ATGAACTGCTTTTGCCTCACATGAGAAAGATTGATGGAATGCTGAATGACAacaggaaaaggctgctgtCCAAATTGCGCTTGGATCACGCTTTCAAG AACgctttggaaaactttcctgAACTGACAGTGGTCACTCGGGATTCCAAGACAAAGTGTGGAGGGACATCTGTGTCCAAGATCAAAATGAATGGTAAAGCTTACAACAAGAAAACACTGAGGGCTTCTAAATCAACCACTAAATCAGCACAG GAGTTTACAGTAGATCCAGAAAAAATACAGTTGTATTCTTTGTATCACTCCCTCCATCATTACAAATATCACATATATCTAACATGTAAAGAAGAG ATTTCTTCTGTTCAGAAGACGAGTGCAGATCTAGGCCAGGAGGAGATCGTGCAGCTGTGCATGAAAAACATAAAATGGGTGGAGGATCTTTTTGAAAAGTTTGGTGAACTCTTGAATCGTGTCCAGCAGAAATGCTCCTAA